One window from the genome of Nicotiana tomentosiformis chromosome 5, ASM39032v3, whole genome shotgun sequence encodes:
- the LOC104119757 gene encoding ras-related protein RABA5a-like isoform X1, with the protein MALHSEEEKKEDYLFKIVLIGDSAVGKSNLLARFARDEFYPNSKSTIGVEFQTQKMDINGKEVKAQIWDTAGQERFRAVTSAYYRGAVGALLVYDISRRLTFDSIAHSDMNVVTILVGNKSDLKDAREVTTAEGKALVEAKGLFFIETSALDSSNVASAFQTVVKEIYNILSRKVIQSQELQKKDSGRLANGKTVVLQADGNQETDSEKKKGGCCSS; encoded by the exons ATGGCGTTACATTCGGAGGAAGAGAAAAAAGAGGATTACCTTTTCAAGATTGTTTTGATTGGTGATTCTGCAGTCGGTAAATCCAATTTGCTTGCTAGATTTGCTAGAGATGAATTTTATCCGAACTCAAAATCGACAATTGGAGTAGAATTTCAGACCCAAAAGATGGACATCAACGGAAAGGAGGTTAAAGCACAGATATGGGATACGGCTGGTCAAGAACGATTTCGTGCAGTTACTTCTGCATATTACAGAGGTGCAGTTGGAGCTCTTCTGGTTTATGATATCAGTAGGCGCCTGACTTTTGATAGCATTG CTCATTCCGACATGAATGTGGTGACAATACTCGTTGGCAACAAATCCGATCTCAAAGATGCTCGGGAGGTTACAACAGCAGAAGGCAAAGCCTTGGTTGAGGCAAAGGGACTATTTTTCATTGAAACTTCAGCTTTGGATTCGTCGAATGTAGCTTCCGCTTTTCAGACGGTTGTTAAGGAGATCTATAATATTCTAAGCAGGAAGGTTATTCAATCTCAAGAGCTCCAGAAAAAGGATTCGGGGCGACTAGCAAATGGTAAGACAGTGGTTTTGCAAGCTGATGGAAACCAAGAAACAGATTCAGAAAAAAAGAAAGGTGGATGTTGTTCATCTTAA
- the LOC104119757 gene encoding ras-related protein RABA5a-like isoform X2, whose amino-acid sequence MALHSEEEKKEDYLFKIVLIGDSAVGKSNLLARFARDEFYPNSKSTIGVEFQTQKMDINGKEVKAQIWDTAGQERFRAVTSAYYRGAVGALLVYDISRRLTFDSIGRWLNELTTHSDMNVVTILVGNKSDLKDAREVTTAEGKALVEAKGLFFIETSALDSSNVASAFQTVVKEIYNILSRKVIQSQELQKKDSGRLANGKTVVLQADGNQETDSEKKKGGCCSS is encoded by the exons ATGGCGTTACATTCGGAGGAAGAGAAAAAAGAGGATTACCTTTTCAAGATTGTTTTGATTGGTGATTCTGCAGTCGGTAAATCCAATTTGCTTGCTAGATTTGCTAGAGATGAATTTTATCCGAACTCAAAATCGACAATTGGAGTAGAATTTCAGACCCAAAAGATGGACATCAACGGAAAGGAGGTTAAAGCACAGATATGGGATACGGCTGGTCAAGAACGATTTCGTGCAGTTACTTCTGCATATTACAGAGGTGCAGTTGGAGCTCTTCTGGTTTATGATATCAGTAGGCGCCTGACTTTTGATAGCATTGGTCGGTGGCTTAATGAACTTACAA CTCATTCCGACATGAATGTGGTGACAATACTCGTTGGCAACAAATCCGATCTCAAAGATGCTCGGGAGGTTACAACAGCAGAAGGCAAAGCCTTGGTTGAGGCAAAGGGACTATTTTTCATTGAAACTTCAGCTTTGGATTCGTCGAATGTAGCTTCCGCTTTTCAGACGGTTGTTAAGGAGATCTATAATATTCTAAGCAGGAAGGTTATTCAATCTCAAGAGCTCCAGAAAAAGGATTCGGGGCGACTAGCAAATGGTAAGACAGTGGTTTTGCAAGCTGATGGAAACCAAGAAACAGATTCAGAAAAAAAGAAAGGTGGATGTTGTTCATCTTAA